TAAGTTCAGATATCCGCTAAGCTTGAGGGTAAATAAAACGCAAAACAGCAGAATACCATAATTCAATCAGGTACTGCACGAGGGAAGGAAGGACTTCCACCACCGAGTCgttttttcttcaagaaaatcaacatcgaatTCTTCAACAAATGAGAGAGATTCCTTAAGATCATAGGGAACCGACTCCTTGCTTAGCTCTTTGCATCGGTGAATAGACAATTTTCGGAGAGTAGTGAACGGTCGCAAATCTGGTAAAGCCGTCAAGACGGGGCAAAGCGCTAAAGTCAGCCATCTCAAAGaagtgttgttgttgctgctgtttagtACCTCATCATTGCGGAAACCTCGGAAATTAGAGCATCCGCAAATGCTAAGACGATGTGCGCTGTGTTGCACTAGTTCGCCCACTGGTGGTAAATAAAATAAGTCCGGAGATTCAAGTATAATAATATGTCCTGTCAGACCTCTTACTCCTCTGATATCATCATGCAAAAACAATTCTTCAAGAGAAGCATGTCCTGTCAGACTTCTTACTCCTCCTTCCTTGACCAAAGAGTTTACCATATCATCGTTGATATCATGCAAAAACAATTCTTCAAGAGAAGCCATCAAAGTTATTGGTGACTTTCTCAACTTCTTGCAACCTCTGACCTCCAATCGTAGAAGTGAAgggaaacaagaagaagaagaagaagaagaagaaggaggagcaaCCCATTCTACTAGGTTTTCCAAGTTGAGATTCAATGAATATAAACAAGGGAAAAAAAACTGTCCTCCTTCGGctttgtttgttgatgataaaacTCTTCACCGAGACGCTTCACTGATCTCATATCACCAAGCATCAAAACCCCAAGAGATGGGAGCATGCCCAATGCTGGAAGCTGCTCACATTTACCAAGACTTAGTAAAGTTAACGAACGCAGATGCGGAAGGCAAAGTGATAGAGAAGAACCAACCATCCACTTTGAAAGCTTTGCACCGGAGAATCCATATGTAacaaacctgggggaggctgcaGACCCTCCAACACCAAGGTATCATCCACGCTTCTGTATTGCgttttttcttcctcttccttctcttcttctacaCTAATGGGAAGCCAAGATAGACGCAAAGAGCGAAGGTGCTGCTTGTCCTTTAGCCTTGCTGTCTCGGCGCCTTCTTTTCCTCCCCTCACGTTCTCAACTTTCACTATGAGTAAATCTTGAAGAGCATTTAAGTCTGCTAAATCATCGACACCACTACCACTGTTGGGACTTCCATTTTCAACAATGTAATCCAGTTTTTCAAGGCCAGTAAGTCTATCTACACCTTTAGGCATTCTATTTCTATTATCGTAACTGTCGTACCTAAAGATTCGGAGCTTCGTCCAGTTGTTAATTTCCTTTGGAAGCTCACAATGTTCTCCCAAAGTCACCAGCTCCAGATTGCAGAGTTTGTCGATGCATGATGGTGGTAAAACTTGGACCCGACTATTCTTCAAATGAAGATGCCTTAATCTTGTCAATGATCCTAGCTCTCTAGGTAAGGCCTCCAGTCTACTACAGTTGTACAAGTCCAGCGTCCTTAAGTTGGTGATACGAGTGACTGAGTCGGGGACCTTGGAGATCAGTGTAGATGAAAGATTAAAGTATCAAAGTTTTTCCAACTCTTCGATATCTTCGGGTATGACATGAATGTCCGTAGCCGACAAATCTATGTGCCTCAAATGTTTTAATGAACCTATTTCATTAAGAAGACATTTCGGAATTCCTGAACACTTACGCAGCACTAGGGTTTCTAAGAAGTATAACTGATTCAACGATATCTTAGGAGATAATATAGTGAACAAAAGGTCTAGGTACCTTAAGTGCGTCAGATTGGAAATAGACGGAGTAGACCATAAGTTGGAGAAATCAGGTTCCGAAGAGAGTGAGCATATGCTGAAACAATCTCTGTTGTTAACACACAAAACTCGAAGGCACGTATGCTGAAACAGAGAATCAATATAGGGAAAGCCCTTTTGGTTGGGAGCTATAACTGTGCGCAATTTTGTGGCATTAGTAAGCGGATCAAGAGATGCTGAAGTTCCCTCACCAGATTGGAGCCGTACACGATGAACCTTTGAGATATTTTCCTCCTTCTCTCCAAGCATCACAGTCATAAACTCATCACGATGTAGAAGGCTGGTTGCAAGATCATGCACCAAATCGTGCATCTTGCATCTGTGAATAGCACCGAAGGCATCCAACTCGACGTCTTGAAAGAAACCACtccaaaccaaattttcaaaatatGCATTACCCAAATCTTCAGATGATACTGGCTTTCCTCCACGGCCTGATGAGGTAAGGAATCCTTCGGCCATCTATAATCCAACAAGCATTTCTCTTTCTATCACCCAGTTCTTTGGAAATATACAACAATACGAGAAACAAGTTTGTAAAGGAGAAGACAGGCAATCATAGCTTAATTTCAGTATGGAAAAATGAGCTTTTCGTGTTCCTCCGACTCATCCCACAAGCTGTTATCGTTTAAGATTGCTAACCAGGATGACTTCCAAGTGATATTGCTGCAAGGGGTAACCCGTTACACTTTGTTGCTATATCTTTACCAATCCTGATCATATTTTGTGTCAGTTCTTCTGCTCCGCCTACTTTCTTTTGTAAAATGGACCAGCAAACTCCATCTGATAACCTATCCAAACTGTAGATGTTACCTCTGACCAAAGCCGCAACCTTTTGGCTGCGCGTAGTGATCAATAACTTGCTTCCGCAGCCACCATAGTCGAGGAAACTCTTGAGCTTTTGCCAATCCTTATCATACTCATTCCATAAATTATCAAGAACAATCAAAAAACTTTTTTCCGCTAAGCATGTCTCTGACTTGTCGTGTGAGGGCTTCGACATTTGATGGATTGTCATAATGCACATTTGATGGATCATCATAATGCTTGCCAGTAATCGACTGTACAATCTGTCCTAAAATCTtgtacacatcaaaaatctctgaGAGGCACACCCAAGCTTTTAGCTCAAAGCTTGAGGGTGCATCTTTGTATACCAATTTGGCAACCACAGTCCTGCCCAAACCTCCCATGCCCACGATGGATAATGTAGACACGCTATTTGTTTCGTCAGAAGAAGCAATTACAGGTAATGAAGGGGAAAGTGTTTGGTTCATGAACTGCAGTATTTCCCTAACTGCTTTCTCCCTACCAAAGACTTCTGGATCTCTCCCATGAGATGATTCTAGCCTATTACCGTACTCTGCACTAGTCTGATTGTTCTGGTAAGTAGTTCCAGCCCTTTTCACCTTATAATGTTCACAATTCCTATGAATTTCATCTAAATTTCCATTGATCGAACTAATTTTACGGGACATTTGGAAAGCAAATAACGCTGGGAAAGCAAATAACGCTGGGTTGGAGAGTGAAAGTAGGGATTTTACCTTGTGCTTTTGATAATGCtttgattgataagaaaaatcaTCCATGACATCTTGAATATCATAAACAACAAACTGAAGCTTTTGCAACCACTTTTCCATTTCAAGATTCTTACCCCCTTCTTCATCAGCAGCCGAATCAAACAGATCTTCAATTGCTTCCAAAGTCCTCCCCAGCTTGACCACTCCTCACCTACGCCCCATGCTCGCTTAGTTTCTTCAGAAATTGCACTGATTGAAGGTTTCAATACCGCAAGAGCAGCGCCGGCTGCAGCTGCAGCTACAGGCATGATCGCAAACCCTAGGAACAAACCGCAAAATGAAAAGAAGGGTGAGTGTTTTTGAGAGAGATGGAGAACCCTAGATTTTACTCGTTCAATTGGGGATCTCGGAGAGAAAATGAAAATAAGGGGGCTACGAGTGTTATATCCATCCCAACCCGAATTGGATAAAGATGAAAATTCTATAATGCCCTTCCCTAATTTAGGCTTACTTTGGTGGAACAACTTTTGCGATGTGCGCTGCCATGGTGTGCATCTTTAAGCCTCCTCTTTGGCTCAATAATTCTTATTCAAACAAAAATCAACTTGCTAATCCTAGCCAAATTGGGGTTCACCcatattaattggggtatacctaatgagataaGACCCGGctcattatgaagtaaaatacAACACCCTTTAATCATTTACATTTTGATTGGTTAATATGTTCTTGTATAATTAGCATTAAAAAAAGGGATAATTGGcctttggtactcaggttttgtccaaaactaggctttggtctaatatttgtccaacgttggtgcttggtacctggactggacgttgacctACGTTGACTAGGTTAAATATTGACTTCTGtttaaaaattactaataaactaatttattaattaaactacaaaataaaattatattataCTATGCATTTACTATAATAACCTTGGCTTTCTTAACATTTACATAATCAATCTTCTCCAAGCCCATCACTGCCACCGTCTTTCTCTCTTTCACTCTAATAATTCGTACCACCTGTTCTTCGGCTTCTCAAGCTTTGATTTCAAACCACCAGATATTGAACCATCAGAAGACTCCTCCAATCATATTTTATCTCCATCTCAGCTTCAATTCCACCAAACTGCTTCTCCGTCGCAAACTCAACGTCACCACCCATGGTGTTCACCACAAATagcagaaccctaatttcagaaccTCCAATTTCTTCCTCAACCTGTTTCATGGTAGGAATTTTGTTTTCTGTTCAATTCGTCCACCCACAGCGACCACAAAACCCTTGATTTCTTCTCTCTGTTTGATTGGAAATCTTAAATTCATTTACTTCTCGTCTTTGATTAATACATTAATAGATCTCTTTCTTCCACCAAGAATCCCGTTAATTCGACCATCTTTTCTTCATACCAACGGCCCTGAAAATCCAAATCAAGCCAATCAAAATAGCAGCAACAAATCAAAATCCTTGACTTTAAAACTAAACTCTCTCAGAAGAATCCTAATTCATCATCTTGTTATTCTCGATTCCAGGATGATTCTTGATAACAAAATCCAAAAGAACCCTATATTCATATCATCTTCATCTTATCAACTAATGAACTTCACAATAAAATATTTTGAACAATTCACAAATAagattgttcaattgcaagacacccaattacaaatatcaaatACAAAtctaaatttcaatttcagaCCCACGAATTACTAACCCTAAAAGTGAAATTGAATGGGAGCAATTTGGAATTGTTTCGGAGTGATTTGagggaaagaagaaaataaattcgACATTGGTTCTGATTCAGCTAATCTGTCAATaacgaaggaaaaaaaataagaagaaaatgtcGGAGGCAGTGGTGGGGGAGAGAGGAAGAAGATAAAACGAGAAAGAAGAGATTAAGGTTAAgttattatgaaaaaaaattgGTCGTCGAGATAACAAGGATCTAacggtttaaataaaataatgaaaataattcAGGTCCTTTAAATAAAATTCTACTTAACCTAGTCAACATAGGTCAACGtgcagtccaggtaccaagcactaacattggacaaatgttagaccaaagcctagtcttGGACAAAATCCGAGTACCAAAGGCCAATTATCCCTTAAAaaatctgattaggttaattaattgagtttagattaattaattgagtagattaaaagTTCTGAAGTTATGAATtcaagttatgaaaaaaaaatttgattgaaCTCATGTGGAAAGATTTTTGATGAAGAAAATTTGTTTTGAAAATATCTTTTGCAACGGAATGAAAGCACACTACCCAAACACTTTTAAAAAAGGGATTGCAAGGTTGTTGAATGAAACCATACTCAAATTAAGAAGGTAACGACTAACTTTAATCGGCAGGGTCGCATTCAAATACCATGCGGCTTATAATAAAACATAACACAGGAATACAAATGATTTTCCAAACAATTAGTCGGCAGGGTCTATAGTCCATAAAATGCCGACTAATACGCAGCCGACAGGGTAGGTATTCAAATACCATGATGGACTCAGAAAACATTTTCAAAGCATTAGTTGGTAGGGTAAAAATTTTGAAACCAACGATTGTTAAAAACACATTTAGCCGGCATGGTATTAAGGTTGAATATCGTGTCGACCATATAAATGGTATTTCCAAATATGAAAAgctggcatggtattcaacctagGAAGAAAGCGACTACATCTAAACATGAAAAGTCGTCAAGGTCACGGAACAAACACCATGCAGGCGTCGCAACTGCATATTCACAAGTTCGTTTTTTCTAACCtgatttgacatgcaaacataaaCTGAAGCATTAGATAGTTTTTAAAGAATTAATCGACAATGAAAAATTCTAATCGacgattttttttcatttgaaaagGGTAAAATatagagaagaagaagggaaTTGATTATTagattggtgaagaagaagtaggAAAAGAATAAGGTTTGGATCTAAAACCAAAAATGGGTACTTTTGGTTATTATTAAGGGGAGGGTAATTAGGTAACTTCATACATATTAGACACCCCTCAACCCACTATTATGGTTGGGAACAAAATAGATATACCCTAGTTAATCTGCgtataccccaatttggccagACTTTTTAATTTGAGGAGGGATCCCTTGACAGTCTCCTAATTGACAAGATTTAACAGCCTTATTTCAGCCGTTGGATCATGAAATGCTGCTGACACAAAGACGGTTGAGATACATCCATTAAATTCGGGTCATCATATATACCCACGATAAAATACTCTTAAACTTCTTTGGTTTTCTCTGTACCCTCCCTCTCCCATGGGTTTTCTCTCATTCTTCTGTTCTTTTTAACAGTGAAagttttcccaatcaaaattaaaatgaggAGAAGACTAtcatgtttggtatagttttcaaaaacagttttctgtttttaaaaacagagaaaacagaaaacaggagaaaacgcgtttggtaaggacattttcagaaaatgttttctatctgttttctgtttttaaaaacaaaaaaatgaaaacaacaaattattgttttctgtgttttctctttttttcttttctttattcttttcttcttttcagaacaaagtaagagatggggaatgactgcaagtgagtcatggctaatatcactatctcttagacgaatctttacatttgatctgatttagttggttttccttgttttcaaaaacagtttaccaaacaatttttagaaaatgaaaacaaggaaaaaagggtatgtttttaaaacagtggaaaactatttttgaaaactgtttttcaaaactgtaccaaacaggccctaaATATTGGGACCTTTTGATATCTCATATTTTCTGGTTCAGAGGAATCAATTGAGCACAAATTCAATTTAATGAATGTAAGAATCTAGTTGCAGGTCATGTTTTAAATTAGATCATTTGATTAATTAAGGAAACAGAAACCCTTCCCACAACTGACAAATTCCCCACTACGGATAATATATGGTAACAAAACCTCAAAATCAATTGGAattagggatggccatttgccccatCCAAACACATCCTCGTGGGTACCCGTTTCTATTGGGTAGGGTTTCACCCGTACAAACGGGATGGGGTTGGGTATGGGTAATATCCAAAATCAGTGAAGTGGGAATGGGGCGGGGATGGGATTCTAGGTCCCcgtcccatacccgccccgtaccttcccattttagggttttatatttttagttttaGGTATTTTAATCCTACGATTCATATTAACGGAAACAAAGTATAAAAAAAACGTAAAAGTTTtatctaattttttattttattcttatcAATTTATCATCTACTACCGGCGGCAAGGAAGAGGGCGATCAGGTATACCAAAAAACTATGAATCTCTTCCATTGTAttgattatattatattatttaagctttctttattatatatataattaagaaatttatattttTAAAGGAAGAGAGATTTTTAATTAGGCTAGCGATTCTAATTGAATTAATCAGTTTTCCTAAGTATAAGAAACTGAAGCAGACGATGGGGGATCCATATGGAGGaagatacttgataagaaataattaagaactaaaatgaatgatgctcgtttatagaccaatttttttttctttgtttgttttacgatgaatttatgagtttgGGATTTTAGAACTCATTTTCTTAGactattattcttattggctgAACTTAAatattgattattaaattaactcTTCATATTTGAACTTAATGTTATGGGTAACCCATGGAAAACGCCCCCCGTACGGGTAtttcccatacccgccccgtcccagatcaagcggataatggggagggtgtggggtttttttttgaacggggcagtgactgggatacaagatccccgccccatacccgtcccatgaccatccctaattGGAATAAGTCTGTCCTCCCATCATCCAAGCAATCGAAGTAAACAAGAAAGGGTTTTTTCTCTTTCATCCTAGCTATCAATAATGGATATTATTATATCCAAGGATAAAAATAGAATCTTGTAAGGATTACTATAACTCAGACTATATTTTCTTCAGAAAATTCTAATCTCACCTATTTTTCCTAGGGAAAATGTTTTAGGATTTATCAAAAACTCCAAAGATCGACTTTATATAAAGTAGGAGTAaccgatttttttttcctttaagatCTTGATGATTGCTCCGAGTTTCAGAACAATCGATCTACATCAAGTCAGTTTAGGAAGATGAAGAACGGTTTGTGCACCAGAAGAGATGAAGGAAAGTCGAGAATTAACTAATTTCAATATGGGCACTGGGAAACCCGGAGTAACCCGGATTCAAATGTAAATTATCAACCGTTCATAAATAATAATCCTACGGCTGAAGACAGGCCGTCAAATCTTGTAAATATGGAGCCTGTCAACGGATCGCTCCTCTTTTAATTTAGTCTCAATAATCATTAATTAGCTTAATttaactcactaatcattacactaacttaatTAGAAAGGGTAAATTTGTATtaaataaatatttagataaggggtgctTTACTTTACTTCCAAATGACAAACTTAAAAAGAATCACTAATTAAATCATTTGCCAAATATGTGAATTCAAACTAAAATATCAACACATGGGTCACATAACGCATGCAACTGATTAATTGGACGACCGAAGGGAGTCCTTCTATATGTTCACCATGGTGGCTAAAAATGCAATTGCATGcaacgcttttttttttttttaatttcgttGCAAAAATTGAACGTCGATTGGTCTTTTTTTTTCGAAATTGGATAGGCAATAGGAGAGTCATCAAACCAGGTTACTTTTAGGCGCAATTAAAACGATC
This is a stretch of genomic DNA from Papaver somniferum cultivar HN1 chromosome 1, ASM357369v1, whole genome shotgun sequence. It encodes these proteins:
- the LOC113350083 gene encoding disease resistance protein RGA2-like, which produces MAEGFLTSSGRGGKPVSSEDLGNAYFENLVWSGFFQDVELDAFGAIHRCKMHDLVHDLATSLLHRDEFMTVMLGEKEENISKVHRVRLQSGEGTSASLDPLTNATKLRTVPDSVTRITNLRTLDLYNCSRLEALPRELGSLTRLRHLHLKNSRVQVLPPSCIDKLCNLELVTLGEHCELPKEINNWTKLRIFRYDSYDNRNRMPKGVDRLTGLEKLDYIVENGSPNSGSGVDDLADLNALQDLLIVKVENVRGGKEGAETARLKDKQHLRSLRLSWLPISVEEEKEEEEKTQYRSVDDTLVLEGLQPPPGLLHMDSPLPALGMLPSLGVLMLGDMRSVKRLEWVAPPSSSSSSSSCFPSLLRLEVRGCKKLRKSPITLMASLEELFLHDINDDMVNSLVKEGGVRSLTGHASLEELFLHDDIRGVRGLTGHIIILESPDLFYLPPVGELVQHSAHRLSICGCSNFRGFRNDEVLNSSNNNTSLRWLTLALCPVLTALPDLRPFTTLRKLSIHRCKELSKESVPYDLKESLSFVEEFDVDFLEEKTTRFLRHVVAGVRKLSSLLQSSLHVVIRSHLFHSPLVWYSVASDVMKY
- the LOC113298886 gene encoding putative disease resistance protein RGA3, producing the protein MEKWLQKLQFVVYDIQDVMDDFSYQSKHYQKHKVKSLLSLSNPALFAFPALFAFQMSRKISSINGNLDEIHRNCEHYKVKRAGTTYQNNQTSAEYGNRLESSHGRDPEVFGREKAVREILQFMNQTLSPSLPVIASSDETNSVSTLSIVGMGGLGRTVVAKLVYKDAPSSFELKAWVCLSEIFDVYKILGQIVQSITGKHYDDPSNVHYDNPSNVEALTRQVRDMLSGKKFFDCS